ttccctataTCTCAGCCTGCCTTGTTTCCTCCTAACACAGAGTGCTTGACTTAATTTTTGTTCGTTTTGAAGTACTGGACTTACGTTGTTTTCATTCATGGCCAGAGGGCGCAGGATGTGTAGAGCCTTTATATAGCACAACCTGAATTTGATAGGTGAAAACACTGTGCTGGTGAGATCAAGAATATTGGTTTATTCGTTATTGGACCTTTTAGCTCAATACTGCATTCTATGGCCCGGTTGTGTGCTCCTGACCTCAGCAAGATGTGCACAGATTTCCACTTGGTCAGACGGGGGCGCCATGTTAAAGTGTCTAATACTGACCCTAGCACCATCATGctgagaaaggaaagcagaatttTCCATTTAGTTTGAACCATTCTATACAGCAGTCGCCCTTATTGACAACATGGGACTCCTGGTCTTCCTAAAAGAGTAACTTGTTTGTGGACATACTGCAGTGGGGCTGAGGGTTTTGTGTTCTTTTCCAGCCTCCTTTAGCCTTGGATGCTCTTGTATAGAGCAAGCAGTGTATCCTTTATTTGGCTGCGGGTCCATAGCTTTGTTTCTTTATTGCAGGACAGAGAGGGATGCTTCGAACTGGTCCACAGAGAAGCTGAAAACCCTGTTCCTGGCAGTGTGTGTGCAAAATGAGGAAGGCAAGTGCGAGGTGACAGAAGTGAATAAGCTCGATGGAGAGGCATCCATTAACAATCGCAAAGGCAAACTGATCTTCTTTTATGAGTGGAGCATCAAACTAAACTGGACAGGTAAGTGTGTGCTCGGCTTTTAGGACAGAGGTTAACCACCTTTGATTGAGCTGTTCAGGAGCCGGGGAGAACGGTTTTTGAGGGGTTATGACCTTTTTTCAAGGGAGATAGATAGTGCTGCTTTGGAGTCCTCTAGAAAGCAGTATTGAATGCTGAATTTTTTCTGCCTCTGTGGGACACTAAATGGGtttcccctctctgggtctcacaAGTCCCCGCGGATGCGGATGAAGCAGCTGGGCTGCTGAATCTTTGGCTCTTGGTCTGTGTTGGGAGATACAATGTGACATTCTTCAGAGTAGCTATTTCTGCCTCTTGGATGATTttaaagtggggagggggagttttttggttttcctttttttttttttttaactctccagTGTGAACCTAACAGTTTAGAGTGCTATGGTAATGAAGCTTGCATGTGATTATAACTTGGGTCAGTTTTATTCTCTAGCTTAATGTCCCTTTTGTGAAGATATTAGCATAGAATTGGGGCCATGGTTGGATGGTCCTGACAGTTGGGAGGCCGaatattaaaagacaacaaagttAAAAGAGTACATGTATGGGGCAAAGCATGAACTTTTTGTTCCAGTACGCATTTCTCAGGTGAATGGTAATAAAGAGGGGACATGTATTtatctcttgggtttttttttgtttttgttttaaactgctaaagCACAGCAGTCTGGAAGAAACCTTAGGTATCATCCCAGTCCCCTTTTTATGgattgagaaactgaggcctagagaagtAAAGATAATTGTTTTGTCAGTTAACTTTGAAATACAGTCAGTTCTGCTATAACGTGACATGTGTTTCTAAAAATCACGCTATGCAGAATCTTGCAACAAAAACCACAGAGCTTGTAGGGAAGATGGGGTTAGGGATGTGACACAGTACTCAAAagcttcatcagtgatatttttttaaatttaggaataTAAAAATTGATGGTACAGTTTTACATATGTTGAATTATAAGGAATACATAAATAACAAGTATGGTGCTTTACCTTGACAGAGACCTGAAGTGTGCCTGTGAAAGTGGGCATCAGAAGCATTGAGGCATGTGGGTTATTGTGAGGGGGGGGAAGGAGAGTCACTTGAAATCAGAAGGAGCATTATAACACCAGTTGTGGATGGCGTGGCTCCTATCACACACGGTGAACTGAAATCACTGCCAGATAAATGTTTGAGATGTGTGTTTCCTGTATTCCTGTACAGCTCCGTGCAGCTGATTTGGGTTTCTTTGGGTTCACCTAGAGTTTCTCATGGATGAAATCACATATAAGCAAACATGAAATTCATATTATGATCAAATGGTCCCTTAATATATCAGTAGCATTGGAAcaaatttgtgttttcaaaacAAGGGTTCTAGCAGAACTGTCTGTATTAGCTATGAAGCCCTCCTTAGCAGAATTCCTACTAGTGCTGAATTCACATGGCTCTTGGTCCCACACTGTAATAACACAGTCTTAAGAAATCTGATGAGGAGAGACATTTCAGGGTGGGGGCAGTGATTGCATCTGCTGCGGCGTTCTCTCAGAATAAAGTCAGTTCAGTTGTCTGAAAGACGTGTGAGCAGAGTAGTAGTTAGCACTCCAGAGCAGAAGACTTTTCCTGAAGAGGAGGAGACTGATAACGTTACCTTACTTTTGATAGGTACCTCTAAGTCTGGAGTGCAGTACAAGGGCCATGTGGAGATCCCCAACTTGTCTGATGAAAACAGCGTGGATGAAGTGGAGGTTtgtgctttctatttcttcatttgtctCTGAGTCTTCCACATCCTCTTAttctcagatgagaaaaatgaccTGTCATTCAAGATTACAGGCCAGGCTTGGCCCCAGCATTCAGAACCCCAGTCTGCAGGTGATCGTCTAGGTCTTTGGTGCCATTGGGAGCTTCCAGAGCGGCTTGTGCTTATTTAATTACTTTGCTTTCGTGAGTAGAGTAGTGTGGGTTCTAACATTAGCCACCATTGTCTTGGCAGAGAGACCTCAAGAAGGAACACTCGTGGGGATCGTACGAGTACCTCAACCCTCATGCATTTCCTTTGGAAATGTCAGCAGTAGTCTGATTGCTCAGCACCTACATTCCTCAGTGTGGTGCCTCTCAAGTTAATTACCACCTGCTTCTGATCTTTCACTCAGATTAGTGTGAGCCTTGCCAAAGATGAGCCTGACACAAATCTCGTGGCCTTAATGAAGGAAGAAGGGGTGAAACTTCTAAGAGAAGCAATGGGAATTTACATCAGCACCCTCAAAACAGGTATCCCTTGAGTAGGTATGAATGGCTTGAGAAGATAAGTTTTCCACCTGTCAGATGCTAATTAAGGGGCTTGACAGGTCTTTCTTTGGCAAATGGATAaaaatttggggggaggaggCTTATTTCATCTTAAGGTCAGTCTATAAATTTTGAGTAAGGGAAAGATGCAGAGATGGTTTTCTAATATgttggctgttgagcacttgaaatgtggctagtccaaattgagatgtgcagTGAGTACAAAATACACAATGAATTTTGAAGACttggtagtttaaaaaaaaaagtaaactatctcagtaattttttgatattgatgaCATCGAAAAGGCAGTTTGATATATTAGGctaaatatattgttaaaattaatttcacctgtttgttttaatgctttggtgtggctactagaaaatttaagattACATTTGAGGCTGGGATGGTATTTCTGTTAGACTCGCTGATCAGAGACTTGGCATCCCCAGACTCACCGCTTGAGCATGGTCCTGCACTGTTTTTGCATATTGATGCATATTCTCCAGGAATATTTAGAGGGTTATTTGAATAGTAGTCAGCTCAGCTCTCCCTAGAATTCTGGTTCTGCCATGTGTTCTGACCTTGGTGTCAGAGTACATATGATGATCATCAAAGGGAACCAGTATAGAGGTGGAAACCTTTTTTTGGTGGGAACCAGTGCTCTGATGCCGTAACCAGCTGTGACTGTCCTACGGAGGTAAAGCAGTGGAGAAAGGGGACTAAAAATGCAGCTGTAGGGATCTTGACGCACTCTTGAAGCCTTTGAAAGTGCCGCTGCATTCATTGGCTGCCATCCACAGAGGACCTCATGTGCATTTAACAAGTTGTGATGCTTCTAATTGAGTCGGGTAAAATAATCCCAATGAACCCAGTACGTTCTGTCGCATACACTCAGGTACCCGTCTGGCACAGATCAAAGGTGAAGACTCTTCCTTCCCTTGTCATTACCTCCTTCTGGGTTAAGATGGGCATCTTTGTCAAGCTACAGTGAAGCCTCAAATCTCAGCTACTAAAAAAGTAACTTTCAAGAgctgtgattttctcttttcagagtTCACGCAGGGTATGATCTTGCCTACAGTGAATGGAGAGTCAGTAGACCCAGCGGGGCAGCCAGCACTGAAAACTGAGGAGCGCAAGGTAACCGGTGTTCCCGCGTGGTGGGGCGGGAGGCTGTCTGGAAAGGGagctgagatgctgcctcctcctCAAGGCCATATCTCAGCTCTTTCTCTCCCACCCTAACCTCTGAGCCAGAGCTGGTGCTTTTTAGAGAGTCCACAGAGTGTAGTTGTCTGTCTCCCCATCTTTAacctggctttttttttgttttggggttttttggttttttttttttttgtaacataagttaattttatttattggccgtgttgggtcttcgttgctgcacaagggctttctgtagttgcagagagcaggggctactcttcgttgtggtgcgtgggcttctcattgcagtggcttctcttgttgcagatcacgggctctaggtgcgcaggcttcagtggttgtggagtgtgggctcagtagttgtggtgtacacgcttagttgctctatggcatgtgggatcttcccggaccagggatcaaacccatgtcccctgcattggcaggcggattcttaaccactgtgctactagggaaTCCCCCTTTAACCtggtttttattcatttgtaacaGACCCCTAGAGTGAATGAAAGCCTCCAGGGACTTCAGAGTCAACCTCTTGCATTTAACACCAGTGGGGATGTTATGAACACAGGGTGGTCTTCACCTGTATGCATCTTAAGTCTTATATCTACATTTCATACTTTGATACTGAAGGTCTCATCAAGGTGTCAGGGGTTACTTAGATCACTAACTTTACCTAACAGGAAGTTGATGGATTTCACCCCATTTGCAGGATGAGCACATGTTTTTTCTGGAGGTGGAACTTGTGTGGTTCAGGTTCAGCACTTGGTTTTCAGCCCCATTGCCATTGTGTCAGCACGCTGAAGGATATTCTGGGGGTGCTGCTTCCAGCAATTTAAGCATAGAAATTCTGCTTGAGAATTAACGCAGGGCTTTTCAGAAGTACCTTATGATTTGGTGTGTCCTTTGGCAATGGgcctttgtttttaagctcttttttgaaatataattgctttacactgttgtgccagtttttgttgtacagcagagtgaatcagctgtatgtatacatatatccccatatcccctccctcccaccctccctatcccagccctctaagtcatcacccatcatcgagttgatctccctgtgttatgcagcagcttcccactggctatctatttgacatttggtagtgtataaatgtcagtggtactctctcacttcaagcttccccttcacggccccccgccccctgccgtgtcctcaagtccattcctacatctgcatctttattcttgccctgtcactgggttcatcagtaccatttttttggattctatgtatatgagttagcatacggtatttgtttttctctttctggcttacttcgctctgtatgacagactctaggtccatccacctcactccagataactcaatttcattcctttttatggctgagtaatattccattgtatgtatgtggcAGTGGGCTTTTAAATGAGTATCACTCTTCTTTCACCTAGACTAGCATTGAGGATTTTCTGAAAAAGTTCTCCTCCTGACTGAAATGCCCATGCACATGAATGTCCTCTAAGCCCGTGGAATAATTAGCCTTGGAGGTGAAAAAGTTTGTGAGAATGAATGGCAGGGCTGTCCCTGAAGCCCTGTTAATTGAGGTTTCACCTTTACTCTAAACTGACAGTTTCACTGCAACTTCCACAGGCTAAGTCTGCTCCTTCAAAAACCCAGGCCAGACCTGTTGGTGTCAAAATCCCCACTTGTAAGATCACCCTTAGAGAAACCTTCCTGACGTCACCGGAGGAGCTCTACAGAGTTTTTACCACCCAAGAGGTAAGTATAGTCTTGTCCTTCCAGCTCCTGACATCTGCCATTCCAGGTGACTAGAGTTGTGGGCACATCCCCTCCTTGTGTGGAGGAAGTGCTGAGTGGAGCCGTGAAGCTTTCCTTGTACACGCAGAGGCAAAGAAAAGACACTCCTGTTCAACCCACTCATCAAAGTGGACTcggcttcttttttctcttctatacTAGTCTTGGGTCATGGAAGCGGGGGCCGCTGGGGTCACCCTCGTCAGGAAAGTGAATGGGTCTGAGGTAATGGCATCCTGGAGTCAGAATAAACTCGCGTTGAAGCCTGGTCTCTAGTGGAACAAAAAAGAACCTAAACCTGGTTCTTGGGCAGAGTAGTGTCTTTGGAAGTGAGAGCTGAGGCATGCAGGTGTCCGCTGGCATTTCTGCTGGGTCCCACTGAGAGGCACGCATCTtcttacctcctttttctcctgcaGCTTGTTCAGGCCTTCACCCATGCTCCTGCAATGTTGGAGGCAGACAAAGGTGGCAAATTTCACCTGGTAGATGGCAGTGTCTCCGGAGAATTCACTGATCTGGTGAGTCCCTGCTGGCCAGGTTGTAGCTTTCCTCTGAGCAGAAGAATAACGTGTGTCGTGTGCCCCCCCCTTTTTATTTTCAGgtctgtaaataaaatttaaggctTTAATCTCTTTGGTTAGTAAAACCTCATTCCTCATGTTGTTTTTCAAAAGAATGCTACAATTGAATTCTCTTGCTTTCTTATAGTTTTTTCATTAGTGAGGTAAAATTAGTTCTTTCTGGAGAAGGCACACATGGAAGAGAGGTTGTATATATGGTGGCTTATGGCTTTCCATTTGCGGCACTGAAATTTCACCTGGGCACAGGTGACTGGCCCAACTTAGGAGTAAGAGGAAAGGCTGCGGCTGATATCAGTGCAGAAGCTATCAACTCTGGTGCATTTCATCCTCATCAGTAGTACCGTTGCAGGTGATGGGCTCCATATGGAAGGCAGGTGGCTGATCCTTGCTTCAGATTGAGTATATTGCAATTATAGTATGGGCTGACCTCTTCGATTATTTCAGGTCCCTGAGAAACATATTATGATGAAGTGGAGGTTTAAGTCCTGGCCAGAAGGTAAGCAAGCATATTTGTTTATTACCATTGCCCCCAGAACTTTTTCTGTTCCCCTTAATCTCAGACCCACATGGAAACCCTGGATCTGAAACCTCCCTGCCCTTTGCTTTTCCCCAGGGCACTttgccaccatcaccttgacCTTCATTGACAAGAATGGAGAGACTGAGCTGTGCATGGAAGGCCGAGGCATCCCTGCCCCTGAGGAGGAGAGGACGCGACAGGGCTGGCAGCGGTACTACTTTGAGGGCATCAAACAGACCTTTGGCTATGGTGCACGCTTATTTTAGGGCCAGCAGCAGAGGGTACGGCCTGCCCGACACTTCAGTCCAGCCCTCTCCTGACCGGGGCTTGTGACTCACAGGATTGCACCATACCAACCACTAACTTGGGGCCAGGGCCCCTTCCCTTCATGTATACCTTGGGTCTGTGCATGTTTTCTGCTGGGTGGGAACAGAGGGTGATTTCTCTTTTATGTGTACATACGCTAAATAAACGTAATTTAAAAAACGTGTATGTCTGGAACCTGTGTTGACGGGGTGACTGGTATTAAGAGTTCCTTT
The window above is part of the Hippopotamus amphibius kiboko isolate mHipAmp2 chromosome 4, mHipAmp2.hap2, whole genome shotgun sequence genome. Proteins encoded here:
- the AHSA1 gene encoding activator of 90 kDa heat shock protein ATPase homolog 1 is translated as MAKWGEGDPRWIVEERADATNVNNWHWTERDASNWSTEKLKTLFLAVCVQNEEGKCEVTEVNKLDGEASINNRKGKLIFFYEWSIKLNWTGTSKSGVQYKGHVEIPNLSDENSVDEVEISVSLAKDEPDTNLVALMKEEGVKLLREAMGIYISTLKTEFTQGMILPTVNGESVDPAGQPALKTEERKAKSAPSKTQARPVGVKIPTCKITLRETFLTSPEELYRVFTTQELVQAFTHAPAMLEADKGGKFHLVDGSVSGEFTDLVPEKHIMMKWRFKSWPEGHFATITLTFIDKNGETELCMEGRGIPAPEEERTRQGWQRYYFEGIKQTFGYGARLF